In a single window of the Hypanus sabinus isolate sHypSab1 chromosome 15, sHypSab1.hap1, whole genome shotgun sequence genome:
- the LOC132405647 gene encoding serine/threonine-protein phosphatase 2A catalytic subunit alpha isoform isoform X2 has protein sequence MELFRIGGKSPDTNYLFMGDYVDRGYYSVETVTLLVALKVRYRERITILRGNHESRQITQVYGFYDECLRKYGNANVWKYFTDLFDYLPLTALVDGQIFCLHGGLSPSIDTLDHIRALDRLQEVPHEGPMCDLLWSDPDDRGGWGISPRGAGYTFGQDISETFNHANGLTLVSRAHQLVMEGYNWCHDRNVVTIFSAPNYCYRCGNQAAIMELDDTLKYSFLQFDPAPRRGEPHVTRRTPDYFL, from the exons ATGGAACTTTTTAGAATTGGAGGCAAATCACCAGATACAAATTATCTTTTTATGGGAGATTATGTTGACCGAGGTTATTATTCAGTTGAAACAGTCACACTCCTTGTAGCCCTTAAG GTACGTTATCGTGAACGTATCACAATACTTAGAGGGAATCATGAAAGCAGACAAATTACACAAGTGTATGGCTTCTATGATGAATGTTTAAGAAAATATGGAAATGCCAATGTGTGGAAATATTTTACTGATCTCTTTGATTACCTTCCGCTCACTGCCTTGGTAGATGGTCAg ATCTTCTGTCTCCATGGAGGCCTTTCTCCTTCCATTGATACACTGGATCACATCCGAGCACTAGACCGCCTTCAGGAGGTTCCACATGAG ggTCCAATGTGTGATTTGCTATGGTCGGATCCTGATGACCGTGGGGGCTGGGGCATATCCCCCAGGGGTGCTGGTTACACCTTTGGTCAGGATATTTCTGAGACTTTTAACCATGCGAATGGCCTTACGTTGGTCTCACGAGCACATCAACTGGTGATGGAG GGTTACAACTGGTGCCATGATCGCAACGTAGTGACAATTTTCAGTGCTCCAAACTACTGTTATCGATGTGGGAATCAAGCTGCAATAATGGAACTTGATGACACCCTTAAATATTCTTT CCTACAGTTTGATCCTGCGCCTCGCAGAGGTGAACCACATGTGACTCGTCGCACCCCAGATTATTTCCTGTAA
- the LOC132405647 gene encoding serine/threonine-protein phosphatase 2A catalytic subunit alpha isoform isoform X1, which translates to MDEKAFTKELDQWIEQLNDCKQLTESQVKTLCEKAKEILTKESNVQEVRCPVTVCGDVHGQFHDLMELFRIGGKSPDTNYLFMGDYVDRGYYSVETVTLLVALKVRYRERITILRGNHESRQITQVYGFYDECLRKYGNANVWKYFTDLFDYLPLTALVDGQIFCLHGGLSPSIDTLDHIRALDRLQEVPHEGPMCDLLWSDPDDRGGWGISPRGAGYTFGQDISETFNHANGLTLVSRAHQLVMEGYNWCHDRNVVTIFSAPNYCYRCGNQAAIMELDDTLKYSFLQFDPAPRRGEPHVTRRTPDYFL; encoded by the exons ATGGACGAGAAGGCGTTCACCAAGGAGCTGGACCAGTGGATCGAACAGCTGAACGACTGCAAGCAACTGACCGAGAGCCAAGTGAAGACGCTGTGCGAGAAG GCTAAAGAAATCTTGACAAAGGAATCAAATGTGCAGGAGGTCCGATGTCCTGTTACCGTCTGCGGCGATGTCCATGGGCAATTTCATGATCTCATGGAACTTTTTAGAATTGGAGGCAAATCACCAGATACAAATTATCTTTTTATGGGAGATTATGTTGACCGAGGTTATTATTCAGTTGAAACAGTCACACTCCTTGTAGCCCTTAAG GTACGTTATCGTGAACGTATCACAATACTTAGAGGGAATCATGAAAGCAGACAAATTACACAAGTGTATGGCTTCTATGATGAATGTTTAAGAAAATATGGAAATGCCAATGTGTGGAAATATTTTACTGATCTCTTTGATTACCTTCCGCTCACTGCCTTGGTAGATGGTCAg ATCTTCTGTCTCCATGGAGGCCTTTCTCCTTCCATTGATACACTGGATCACATCCGAGCACTAGACCGCCTTCAGGAGGTTCCACATGAG ggTCCAATGTGTGATTTGCTATGGTCGGATCCTGATGACCGTGGGGGCTGGGGCATATCCCCCAGGGGTGCTGGTTACACCTTTGGTCAGGATATTTCTGAGACTTTTAACCATGCGAATGGCCTTACGTTGGTCTCACGAGCACATCAACTGGTGATGGAG GGTTACAACTGGTGCCATGATCGCAACGTAGTGACAATTTTCAGTGCTCCAAACTACTGTTATCGATGTGGGAATCAAGCTGCAATAATGGAACTTGATGACACCCTTAAATATTCTTT CCTACAGTTTGATCCTGCGCCTCGCAGAGGTGAACCACATGTGACTCGTCGCACCCCAGATTATTTCCTGTAA